The genomic stretch TACTAATAAAACTATTAAAGCATGGAGAATGTTGCAGCAACTAACCTGGAGCTATGTATCCGCAAGTGCCTTCAAGTGTGGTCCAATTTGAGGAATCTGGTATCAGCAACCATACAGTTCCAAAGTCAGAGACACTAGCCTCAAGTTCTGAATTCAACAACACATTGTTGCTTGATAGGTCTCGATGGACAATTGGCAGAGTACAATCATGGTGCATGTAAGATAAcgcatgggccacacctttgataACTTTCAACCTCGCAGTCCAGTCTAACTGTGCAGCTCCTTCATCATTGCTTAGGATGCTTGCCAAGCTTCCCCTTTCAATGTACTTGTAGACTAGAAATGAGAATTGAGCATGGGAACATAAGCCATATACCTTTACAATGTTGCGATGACGATTTCTGTTAATGCTTTTATCTCATTCCTAAAACTTCTTTGATCGGATTAATTCCCACCTTCGAGTGGGTGAAGTTTCTTCACGGCTACTACCTGGCCTGCTCGTAGATTTGCTTTATAAACTTTTCCATAACCTCCAATTCCAATGCAGTATTTTTTTATCAAAACTTTCTATTGCCTCCACAATGTCTTCAAATGTGGCAATCCCATAATAATTCCATGTTAAAAATGTATTTCCTCTACTCCTTTCAAGAACAACtttctctattcttcttcttcttctttgataatTAATGGAAGAAATTATGCCAACGATTGCAAATAAAAGAAACAATATTGAGAAGAGAAGAATAATGGGGATCACAACTTTGTGGCCTTTCCTTGCATCACCATGACTCATTGAAGAGGCATTGTAAGGTCACAAACCATGCGCTTCACCACATAAGCCTTTGTTTTTTATGAATGCTTCTGCCAGAGCCTTCTGAAAGGGTTTGCTACTAGGAACAGGACCTTCCAAAGCATTGTAATAAAAATTAATGGATTGTAAGCTGGCCATCCCTTCAAAAGAAGGCGGAATGGAACCTGACAGCATGTTGTAAGAGAGGTTTAAAATTTCCAAACTAACCAATTTCGCGAGTTGTGGAGGTATCTTTccattgagggagttatgacttagATCTAGTAAGCCCTGTAGGTATACTAGGTTACCAATCTGAAAAGGAATGCTTCCATTCAAAACATTTTGGCTCAATTTCAGATATTGGAGTTTGGAGCAATCCCCTATTTAAGGTGGTATTGAACCACTTAGGTGATTCATTGACAAGTCAAGAACCTCCAAACTGTATAGGCTTTCAATCTCTTGAGGTACCTGACCAGAAGGCGCTGGTTATCATTTAAACTCAAGTTGAAAAAAGAAGTCAGCCTCCCAAATTCTTTTGGAATCTCTCCTATTAGATGGTTTGAAGAAAGACCAAGCATACCTAGCTGTGTCAACTGCCCAATCTCTGGAGGAATTCTACCGGTGATCATGTTCCTGGAGAATTGTAGCTTTGTCAAGTTTCGGCATTCTCCCCAGTTTGGTGAGAGTTCACCAAACAGCATGTTGTCGCTGACGTCCATGTATGTGAGATGTGGGTATACACCAAAGGCTTCTGATACATTTGTAGTGAGACGATTTCCGTTGAGTAGAACTCTTGTTAAGCTAGTGCAGTTTCTGAAGCTTCTCGGGATCTCACCAATGAAATGGTTATTTGGCAAAGTGAATTTTTCAAGGGAGGATTTTTCAAGGGATCCACCGGGGCATAGCTGAGGCAAGTATCCAGAGAAGTTGTTGTCACCCAAGTAGAGTTGAGAAAgatttgtcatgtttgtcatTTCTTTAGACAAGGAACCAGATAATTGACAGTAAAAAAGGGACAACCTAGTAAGCTTGGTCAAGTTCCCTAAAGTGAAAGGGATAGAACCTGTCAGAGGGTTAATGGACATGTCAAGATCCATGAGATTAACCAGATTCCCTATTTCTGGTGGaatagaaccagaaatttgattctcAAAGAGTTGGAGGAGAGTCAGCTTGGTCAAgtttcctaaagtggaagggatagaacctgttagaaggttaCTGGATATATCAAGACCCCGGAGATTAACCAGATTCCCTATTTCAggtggaattgaaccagaaacttGGTTGTGATACAGAGACAAAATTGTAAGGttgctcaaattacctaaagcaggagggataGGACCAGTCAGTTTGTTTTGGTACAACGCCAACTCCACCAGAGCTTGTAGATTTCCGATTTGTGAAGGAATGGAGCCAGAGATTTGATTTTGGTATAGGAACAAGATGGAAAGCTTTGTCAGATTTCCTAaagtgtgatgtagagcgggtcgcggacagtttcatggccaagatggatcagaaaaggcccggtcgacagaagtgatccggaccatcggaccttagatcgggcgtatctcgcaatccggaaggagttagctgacgtaaaatatatgattttggggtagaacgagctactttagccaaccaaccccgctacgccgggttgcgccgcccggaattgcgaaaaaccccttgattgacggtcgtttccctgttttaatttcgtttttactataaatagtaagttttagtttgattgtaactcttcatccgttgggctttaggagttgcgcccaacgtgaaaagagcttagaataattaggggaacggtttggtgaagccaaataggacacttactatttttggccgaaaaccttgcgcactagtagacatcacgaccgtctataaatagtaagtttactatttatagtaagtcgcggattctaggagtttgagttgtagtttgattatgatttctttcccattgcttgatacccttatttaaagggttgtaaactcgattttaattattcatcaatcaatttcaaatttattagaatttatttctattttctgctttctttcctcgtggattcgagaagtctctgtgaggagtccagagaagttccgtggattcggaatagttatcctcttgaggaagacggtgcttgacctcacatcctccctgcatctaaagtggaagggatggaaCCATCTAGATGGTTAAAGGACAAGTCAAGCTCTTCGAGATTAAACAGATTCCCTGCTTGTGGAGGaatagaaccagaaatttgattctcAGAGAGGTAGAGGAGAGTCAGCTTGGTCAAgtttcctaaagtggaagggatggaaCCATCTAGATGGTTAGTGGACAAGTCCAGCTCAGTCAAGTTCATAAGATTCCCTATTTCCAGAGGTATTGATCCACTTGTTAATTCATTTGAAGACAGATTCAGGAACGTGAGTTTGTAAAGAGGGTCAAGATGGACTGGAATGGTTCCGATGATTGTGTTGTTGCTGAGATCGAGATGAATGAGGGTTGGAAATGACGGGAAACTCAAGTCATCGAGCTTACCTTGCAAGCCCGCACTTGGTAACTGTAT from Magnolia sinica isolate HGM2019 chromosome 17, MsV1, whole genome shotgun sequence encodes the following:
- the LOC131230565 gene encoding MDIS1-interacting receptor like kinase 2-like yields the protein MKWKASLSPAQALHSWSLPSANSTTNTISPCNWTGISCNSLGSVTEIQLPSAGLQGKLDDLSFPSFPTLIHLDLSNNTIIGTIPVHLDPLYKLTFLNLSSNELTSGSIPLEIGNLMNLTELDLSTNHLDGSIPSTLGNLTKLTLLYLSENQISGSIPPQAGNLFNLEELDLSFNHLDGSIPSTLGNLTKLTLLQLFENQISGSIPPEIGNLVNLMDLDMSINPLTGSIPFTLGNLTKLTRLSLFYCQLSGSLSKEMTNMTNLSQLYLGDNNFSGYLPQLCPGGSLEKSSLEKFTLPNNHFIGEIPRSFRNCTSLTRVLLNGNRLTTNVSEAFGVYPHLTYMDVSDNMLFGELSPNWGECRNLTKLQFSRNMITGRIPPEIGQLTQLGMLGLSSNHLIGEIPKEFGRLTSFFNLSLNDNQRLLVRNRHRNIVKVYGLCSHAQFSFLVYKYIERGSLASILSNDEGAAQLDWTARLKVIKGVAHALSYMHHDCTLPIVHRDLSSNNVLLNSELEASVSDFGTVWLLIPDSSNWTTLEGTCGYIAPELAYTMRVTEKCDVYSFGVVALEVMMGSHLGELISSLSSSCGQDPLLKDMLDQRLSNPIAGVAQEVLFVLSMALACIWPDPDSRPTMRHVAQELFIGGPSFSLQPFHALMLRQLMDLKA